From the genome of Spinacia oleracea cultivar Varoflay chromosome 2, BTI_SOV_V1, whole genome shotgun sequence, one region includes:
- the LOC110799243 gene encoding protein RGF1 INDUCIBLE TRANSCRIPTION FACTOR 1, whose amino-acid sequence MGYGKPAWLEALYSETFFVNCPVHETAKKNEKNVLCLDCCTSLCPHCLTTHRLHRLIQIRRYVYHDVIRMEDLEKVIDCSNVQAYTINSAKVIFIKKRPQNRQFKGAGNYCTSCDRSLQEPYIHCSLGCKVDFVLTHNRDLKPYLRVCKVLQLSPDFLYPQDMGDDEMTNETPNSTIVDCGDEPMSSYCGGSSDSENMSVACTATDIVRKKRSGLYVCGRSINKVSDEDMATSMSRRKGIPHRSPLC is encoded by the exons ATG GGTTATGGAAAGCCAGCATGGTTGGAAGCACTATACAGTGAAACCTTCTTTGTGAATTGTCCAGTTCATGAGACAGCAAAGAAGAATGAGAAGAACGTATTATGCTTAGATTGTTGCACCAGTCTATGCCCTCATTGCCTCACCACACACCGCCTTCATCGCCTTATTCAAATTCGCCGTTATGTTTACCATGATGTTATTAGGATGGAAGACCTTGAGAAGGTTATTGATTGTTCTAATGTTCAG GCTTACACTATAAATAGCGCCAAGGTGATATTTATCAAGAAAAGGCCTCAAAATAGGCAATTCAAAGGAGCTGGAAATTATTGCACTTCTTGTGATAGAAGTCTCCAAGAACCTTATATTCATTGCTCTCTAGGGTGCAAG gTGGACTTTGTGTTGACACATAATAGAGACCTTAAACCATACTTAAGGGTATGCAAAGTGTTACAATTAAGTCCGGACTTCTTATACCCTCAAGACATGGGAGATGATGAAATGACGAATGAAACCCCCAACTCCACCATTGTCGATTGCGGGGACGAGCCAATGAGTTCGTACTGCGGCGGCTCATCGGACTCCGAGAACATGAGCGTGGCATGCACGGCTACCGATATCGTCCGGAAGAAGAGAAGTGGTTTATATGTTTGTGGAAGATCAATTAATAAGGTTTCTGACGAAGACATGGCTACAAGCATGAGTAGACGAAAAGGAATTCCTCATAGGTCTCCTTTATGTTAA
- the LOC110799245 gene encoding uncharacterized methyltransferase At2g41040, chloroplastic: MAFSISNLLPNHSIPHLRPQFTQSRPPSIFYPSHSRSRLPIQASSSVALNLPETTSQTFAVQKDILSCPICFEPLIRKGPPGLNLEAIYRSGFKCRTCNKSYSSKNIYLDLTVTAGSEEYAENKFFGTELFRSPVVSFLYERGWRQNFNRSGFPGPEEEFRMAQDYFKPAEGGLLVDVSCGSGLFSRKFAKCGTYSGVIALDFSENMLRQCYDFTKKEDPTLSDTLALVRADVARLPFPSASIDAIHAGAALHCWPSASNAIAEITRILRSGGVFVGTTFLRYTSSTPPLLRPLRERLVQSYSYLTEEEIEDVCKSCGLVDYSCKIQQSFIMFSARKP; this comes from the exons ATGGCCTTCTCAATATCAAATTTACTTCCAAATCATTCAATTCCTCATCTTCGTCCTCAATTTACGCAATCTCGCCCTCCTTCCATTTTCTACCCTTCCCATTCCCGTTCCCGCCTTCCAATTCAAGCTAGTTCATCAGTTGCCCTCAACTTACCG GAAACAACTTCACAAACCTTTGCTGTACAAAAGGATATATTGTCTTGTCCAATATGTTTTGAACCTTTGATAAGGAAAGGTCCCCCAGGCCTGAACTT GGAAGCAATTTACAGGTCTGGCTTTAAATGTCGAACGTGCAACAAGTCATACTCCAGTAAAAACATTTACTTGGATCTTACAGTGACAGCAGGCTCAGAGGAGTACgcagaaaataaattctttggCACGGAACTATTTCG GAGTCCAGTTGTGTCTTTTCTGTATGAACGGGGATGGCGCCAAAATTTTAACCGAAGTGGTTTTCCAGGTCCAGAAGAAGAG TTTAGAATGGCTCAGGATTACTTCAAACCAGCTGAAGGTGGCCTACTAGTCGATGTTAGTTGTGGAAGTGGGCTGTTCTCTCGAAAATTTGCCAAGTGTGGTACCTATTCTGGTGTGATTGCCCTTGACTTCTCTGAAAATATGCTTCGCCAATGTTATGATTTCACTAAGAAGGAGGATCCTACTTTATCCGA CACTCTTGCTCTTGTGAGGGCAGATGTTGCTAGGCTACCATTCCCGTCAGCTTCAATTGATGCCATTCATGCTGGCGCTGCCTTACATTGCTGGCCGTCTGCTTCAAATGCT ATTGCTGAAATCACCCGCATACTGCGAAGTGGTGGCGTTTTTGTGGGAACTACTTTTCTCAGATACACTTCTTCAACACCTCCACTACTAAGGCCTCTAAGAGAG CGGCTAGTTCAGAGCTACAGTTACCTAACAGAGGAGGAGATTGAGGATGTGTGTAAATCTTGCGGCCTTGTCGACTACTCATGCAAGATACAACAATCATTCATCATGTTCTCTGCTCGGAAGCCCTGA